The following proteins come from a genomic window of Aphelocoma coerulescens isolate FSJ_1873_10779 chromosome 18, UR_Acoe_1.0, whole genome shotgun sequence:
- the CACNG1 gene encoding voltage-dependent calcium channel gamma-1 subunit — protein MDESKPLKVRLTFSVILVGISLLFAAVVTDHWAVLSPSVEKNTTTCEAAHFGLWRLCTKRIFMQEQGPKEKSCGPISLPGDHNCSYFKHFTPGETSEIFEVTTQKEYSISAAAIAIFSVGFAIIGTICVLLSFRKKKDYLLKPASMFYTFAGLCIIISVEVMRQSVKRMIDSKETAWIKYSYSWSFACACASFVLLFVCGIALLLIALPRFPQNPWETCMDAEPEH, from the exons ATGGACGAGAGCAAACCCCTGAAGGTCCGGCTGACGTTCTCCGTGATCTTGGTGGGCATCTCGCTGCTCTTCGCAGCCGTAGTGACTGACCACTGGGCCGTGCTCAGCCCCAGTGTGGAGAAAAACACCACCACCTGCGAGGCAGCTCATTTCGGGCTCTGGAGACTCTGCACCAAACGGATTTTCATGCAGGAGCAAGGTCCCAAAGAGAAGAGCTGTGGGCCCATCAGCTTGCCAGGAG acCACAACTGCTCCTACTTCAAGCACTTCACTCCAGGAGAGACCTCGGAGATATTTGAAGTAACCACCCAGAAAG AATACAGCATTTCAGCTGCAGCCATTGCCATCTTCAGCGTTGGCTTTGCAATCATCGGGACGATCTGCGTCCTCCTGTCTTTCAGGAAGAAGAAGGATTATCTGCTGAAGCCAGCATCTATGTTCTACACCTTCGCAG GTCTCTGCATCATCATCTCTGTTGAAGTCATGAGACAATCCGTGAAGAGGATGATTGACAGCAAGGAGACAGCCTGGATCAAGTACAGTTACTCCTGGTCCTTCGCCTGTGCCTGCGCctcctttgtgctgctctttgTCTGTGGCATCGCCCTCCTCCTTATCGCGCTGCCCCGCTTCCCCCAGAACCCCTGGGAGACCTGCATGGATGCAGAACCAGAGCACTGA